Proteins encoded within one genomic window of Pararhizobium capsulatum DSM 1112:
- the leuS gene encoding leucine--tRNA ligase has product MATERYNPRDAEPRWQQEWDKNSVYETDNNDPREKYYVLEMFPYPSGRIHMGHVRNYAMGDVVARYKRARGYNVLHPMGWDAFGMPAENAAMERGVHPASWTYQNIRAMKAQLKVMGLSLDWSREFATCDVEYYQHQQYLFLDFLEKGLVYRKQSKVNWDPVDHTVLANEQVIDGRGWRSGALVEQRELTQWFFRITDFSQDLLDSLDKLDQWPEKVRLMQRNWIGRSEGLTIRWEIAGSPIASGETELTVYTTRPDTLFGASFLAIAADHPLARQAAEDNKAIADFCDECRRAGTSLAALETAEKKGMDTGIRVRHPLDASWELPVYVANFVLMDYGTGAIFGCPSGDQRDLDFARKYDLPVVPVVMPKDGDAATFNVGDEAYVGDGVMINSRFLDGLSTEEAFERVASTLEKTEIDRAPQAERKVNFRLRDWGISRQRYWGCPIPVIHCEDCGVVPVPKQDLPVKLPDDVTFDKPGNPLDRHLTWRHVACPQCGKDARRETDTMDTFVDSSWYFTRFTAPWEDKPTDPKVASHWLPVDQYIGGIEHAILHLLYSRFFTRAMKATGHVALDEPFKGLFTQGMVVHETYSRGEGAQREWITPAEIRIEEIDGARKATHIETGEQIAIGSIEKMSKSKKNVVDPDDIIGSYGADTARFFVLSDSPPDRDVIWSEAGVEGSHRFVQRTWRLISEASSVLRQASAQPAAAGPALETSQLAHKTLKAVEADYEKLAFNKAVARLYELVNALASPLTQVAAGKADNGTVNALKDAVVILINMIAPMMPHLAEECWREIGGSGLIAQSPWPAYDAALVAENEITLPVQINGKKRADLTIARDADQTEVQSAVLALEAVQAALNGQSPKKIIVVPQRIVNVVV; this is encoded by the coding sequence ATGGCCACCGAACGTTATAATCCGCGCGATGCCGAGCCCCGCTGGCAGCAGGAATGGGACAAGAACAGCGTCTACGAGACCGACAACAACGACCCGCGCGAAAAATACTACGTGCTTGAGATGTTCCCCTATCCGTCCGGGCGCATTCATATGGGCCATGTTCGCAACTACGCGATGGGCGACGTCGTGGCGCGTTACAAGCGCGCCCGTGGCTATAACGTCCTGCATCCCATGGGTTGGGACGCCTTCGGCATGCCGGCGGAAAACGCTGCAATGGAGCGCGGCGTCCACCCAGCTTCCTGGACCTACCAGAACATTCGAGCGATGAAGGCGCAGCTGAAGGTCATGGGGCTCTCGCTGGACTGGAGCCGTGAGTTCGCCACCTGCGATGTCGAATATTACCAGCATCAACAATATCTGTTCCTGGATTTCCTCGAGAAGGGCCTCGTCTATCGCAAGCAGTCGAAGGTCAATTGGGATCCGGTCGACCACACCGTGCTCGCCAACGAGCAGGTAATCGACGGCCGCGGCTGGCGTTCCGGAGCGCTGGTGGAACAGCGCGAGTTGACACAGTGGTTCTTCCGCATCACCGATTTCAGTCAGGACCTGCTCGATTCCCTCGATAAGCTCGATCAGTGGCCGGAAAAAGTGCGGCTGATGCAGCGCAACTGGATCGGTCGGTCGGAAGGCCTGACGATCCGTTGGGAAATCGCTGGCTCACCAATTGCGTCGGGAGAGACCGAGCTAACTGTCTATACGACTCGCCCCGACACCCTTTTCGGCGCCTCGTTCCTCGCGATTGCGGCGGATCACCCACTTGCGCGACAAGCCGCGGAAGATAACAAGGCAATAGCCGACTTCTGCGACGAATGCCGCCGTGCCGGTACCTCGCTTGCTGCCCTTGAGACGGCCGAGAAAAAGGGCATGGACACAGGCATTCGCGTCAGGCATCCACTGGACGCAAGCTGGGAATTGCCGGTCTATGTCGCCAATTTCGTGCTGATGGACTACGGCACGGGCGCCATCTTCGGCTGCCCGTCCGGAGACCAGCGCGACCTTGATTTCGCGCGCAAGTATGATCTTCCCGTTGTGCCCGTCGTCATGCCGAAGGACGGCGACGCCGCGACCTTCAACGTTGGCGATGAAGCTTATGTCGGCGATGGCGTGATGATCAATTCGCGCTTCCTGGATGGCCTCTCCACGGAAGAGGCCTTCGAGCGTGTCGCATCGACCCTTGAAAAGACTGAGATCGACAGAGCCCCACAGGCAGAGCGGAAAGTGAATTTCCGCCTGCGTGACTGGGGCATCTCCCGCCAGCGCTACTGGGGCTGCCCCATCCCCGTCATCCATTGCGAGGATTGCGGCGTGGTGCCTGTGCCGAAGCAGGATCTGCCGGTCAAACTGCCCGACGATGTCACATTCGACAAACCCGGCAATCCTCTCGACCGCCACCTCACGTGGCGGCACGTCGCTTGCCCGCAATGCGGCAAGGATGCGCGCCGGGAAACCGACACGATGGATACGTTCGTCGATTCGTCCTGGTATTTCACGCGTTTCACGGCACCCTGGGAAGATAAGCCGACGGATCCGAAGGTCGCCAGCCATTGGCTGCCTGTCGATCAGTACATCGGCGGCATCGAGCATGCGATCCTGCATCTGCTCTACTCGCGCTTCTTTACCCGGGCAATGAAGGCCACCGGTCACGTTGCTCTGGACGAGCCGTTCAAAGGTCTTTTCACGCAAGGCATGGTGGTTCACGAGACTTACAGCCGTGGTGAAGGGGCCCAGCGCGAATGGATCACGCCCGCTGAAATCCGCATCGAAGAGATCGATGGCGCTCGCAAGGCGACGCATATCGAGACCGGTGAACAGATCGCCATCGGCTCGATCGAGAAGATGTCGAAGTCGAAGAAGAATGTTGTCGATCCCGATGATATCATTGGATCCTATGGTGCCGACACCGCGCGGTTCTTCGTGCTGTCCGATTCACCACCGGATCGGGATGTCATCTGGTCGGAGGCGGGTGTGGAAGGATCGCATCGTTTCGTCCAGCGGACCTGGCGCCTGATCTCTGAAGCCTCTTCCGTGCTGCGACAGGCTTCCGCACAGCCGGCCGCGGCCGGCCCGGCACTTGAGACATCGCAGCTGGCCCACAAGACATTGAAGGCCGTGGAGGCTGATTATGAGAAGCTGGCCTTCAACAAGGCCGTTGCACGGCTTTACGAGCTGGTCAACGCACTGGCATCGCCGCTGACACAGGTCGCCGCCGGCAAGGCCGACAATGGCACCGTCAATGCCCTCAAGGATGCCGTCGTGATCCTGATCAACATGATCGCACCGATGATGCCGCATCTCGCGGAAGAATGCTGGCGCGAGATCGGCGGCAGCGGACTTATCGCGCAATCTCCCTGGCCTGCCTATGATGCAGCACTGGTGGCCGAAAACGAGATAACACTTCCCGTTCAGATCAACGGCAAGAAGCGTGCGGATTTGACAATTGCCCGCGATGCAGATCAGACTGAAGTCCAAAGCGCTGTCCTCGCCCTGGAGGCCGTCCAGGCGGCCCTGAATGGTCAGAGCCCGAAGAAGATCATCGTCGTGCCGCAGAGGATCGTGAATGTCGTTGTCTGA
- the lptE gene encoding LPS assembly lipoprotein LptE produces MSLSEKARPATRLVAIAAILVVLSGCQVRPLYSEGANGAPAQKLASIDISEAGDRVSQEVRNRLIFLVSGGAGEPANPQYKLALNVSREVTGVLYETDEADTADAGRVTVKADYNLSRADTGQTVRSGVRSAIALVDFPDQEFAKLRAIRDAENRAARELAEIIRADLAAALGR; encoded by the coding sequence ATGTCGTTGTCTGAGAAAGCCCGACCCGCAACTCGTCTTGTTGCGATCGCAGCTATCCTTGTCGTGCTTTCAGGTTGTCAGGTTCGTCCGCTTTATTCGGAAGGGGCCAATGGTGCACCTGCGCAGAAACTCGCGTCAATCGACATCTCCGAGGCCGGAGACCGCGTCTCGCAGGAAGTGCGTAACCGCCTTATTTTCCTGGTTTCCGGAGGGGCCGGCGAGCCGGCTAATCCGCAGTACAAGCTCGCTTTGAACGTCAGCCGCGAGGTTACCGGCGTTCTCTACGAAACAGATGAGGCGGATACAGCCGATGCCGGCCGCGTCACCGTCAAGGCCGATTATAATCTGTCGCGTGCAGATACCGGGCAGACGGTGCGTTCGGGTGTTCGCAGTGCCATAGCGCTGGTGGACTTCCCAGATCAGGAATTCGCCAAACTTCGCGCCATCCGCGACGCGGAAAATCGTGCGGCCCGCGAACTCGCCGAGATTATTCGAGCCGACCTCGCCGCAGCGCTTGGTCGCTAA
- the holA gene encoding DNA polymerase III subunit delta has protein sequence MGEIKSHEFHGFLQKPLGSNRIFLIYGPDRGLVSERAAQIAAKSGISLDDPFSLVKLDGSDLQQNPGRLLDEVNSIGLFGGDKLVWIRAAGTEKGLIDAFSFLAEEPPAASYVIVEAGDLKKGAGLRKTAETARSVLGVSCYADDARAVNALIDQELGQENLSITPAARQRLLETLGGDRIASRNEIRKLALYCRGLTAVEEEHVLDIVGDASAISVDDAVDAVLKGDADGLNRAVRKIVASKTAIFLVLQACLKQFQLLDLMRSEMDEKRQQPGQVIATMGRHLHFRRKPLVESALRHWTGPALQRELARLNTAVFQSRSRQILEDSIAMHTLLAITLQSARR, from the coding sequence GTGGGCGAGATCAAATCCCATGAGTTTCACGGCTTTCTTCAGAAGCCGTTGGGCAGCAACAGGATTTTTCTCATATACGGGCCTGATCGCGGGCTGGTATCCGAGCGCGCCGCACAGATCGCTGCGAAGTCGGGTATCTCACTCGACGACCCTTTTTCCCTGGTAAAACTGGATGGCAGTGATCTGCAACAGAATCCGGGACGGCTTCTGGATGAAGTGAATTCCATTGGCCTCTTCGGCGGTGACAAGCTGGTGTGGATACGTGCGGCAGGCACTGAAAAGGGCCTGATCGATGCTTTCTCTTTCTTGGCCGAGGAACCTCCGGCTGCCAGCTATGTCATTGTAGAAGCCGGAGACCTGAAAAAGGGAGCGGGCCTTAGAAAGACCGCGGAAACGGCGCGCAGCGTTCTGGGTGTCTCCTGCTATGCGGATGACGCCCGGGCGGTCAATGCCTTGATAGACCAGGAACTTGGGCAAGAAAACCTTTCGATCACACCCGCTGCGCGACAACGGCTGTTGGAGACACTGGGTGGAGATCGCATCGCTTCACGCAACGAAATCAGAAAGCTTGCCCTCTATTGTCGCGGCCTAACCGCCGTCGAGGAGGAGCATGTCCTGGATATCGTCGGAGATGCGAGCGCTATTTCCGTCGATGATGCCGTCGATGCCGTCCTAAAGGGTGACGCGGATGGCTTGAACCGGGCAGTTCGCAAAATTGTTGCGTCAAAGACGGCCATCTTCCTGGTGCTTCAGGCTTGCCTCAAGCAATTCCAGCTTCTCGATCTCATGCGTTCCGAAATGGACGAGAAGCGCCAGCAGCCGGGGCAAGTGATCGCAACCATGGGCCGGCATCTGCATTTCCGGCGCAAGCCACTGGTCGAATCTGCATTACGACACTGGACAGGACCGGCACTCCAACGCGAGCTCGCCCGGTTGAACACCGCCGTATTTCAAAGCCGGTCAAGGCAAATCCTCGAAGACAGCATCGCCATGCACACGCTTCTGGCAATTACATTGCAGTCGGCTCGTCGATAA